The stretch of DNA TGTATCAATACACTATataattccttgaaataaataaacGTACATACTTCAGAACAGGAACTTCATACTTCCTAAAGGAAATAATCTTGGATAGAGGTGATTTGCCACAGAAGAAATGCATAATTGGTACTCAGATGGAAATGATTATTATTTGTAATGCAACATCATATGCTACCTAGTTCAGTACATGATGCAAACGGAATATTGTTGCTTGGAACAGTAGCAATTTCGTTGGTTTTAAAAGGCGGCGAAGAGAGCGTCCCCTTCCAAGGGGAAAATTTGGTGAGATTCCTTTAAGGTGTGGCACGCTCGCCCCGCTGCCTGCCTAGGAGCTGTGGGGTTTGCGCCCGGCGGAGGTGAAGGTCGCTAAACCACATTTCCCGGCGGGCCCCTCAGGCTGCCGCGCCTGCGCAGTGGGGGCGTCCGAGGCCAGCTGAACTCCCGCGCTCTCCCGCCGTCTCGCCTCGCCTGGCCTCGTCTGGCCTGGTGTGTTTCCTGACTATGGAGGGGGTCGCGGTGGTGACCGCGGGCAACGTGGGCGCTGCCAAAGCCGAGGTAGCTGCAGCCTTgccgcctccgcctcctgcgtCCCCGCCCGCCCTCACCCCCGCACCCGCAGCGGGTGAGGAGGGACCGGCGCCTCTGTCTGAGACTGGGGCTCCCGGCTGCTCCGGCTCTCGGCCCCCTGAGCTGGAGCCGGAGCGCAGCCTGGGCCGCTTCAGAGGCCGCTTCGAGGACGAGGACGAGGAgttggaagaagaagaggagctggaagaggaggaagaggaggaggaggaggacatgaGTCACTTCTCGTTGAGGCTGGAGGGAGGCCGACAGGACtcggaggacgaggaggaggtaTTTAGAGCCCCCGCGCGACCCCTCCGGGCTCAAGCGGCGTCAGGGACGTAGCTGGGAGTCGTCGGCCGAGTGGGCCCTATCCTAGTGCGCCACTGCCGCCCGGAGCACTGGAGCCGACCTCCCCCGATCCCGGCCCCGGCTGCCTAGGCGTGTGGCGCCGACAGGCCTCCGGCCCGGCCCGGGTCTTTACCTGCTTATTTTGTGAGGTTCCTGCAGGTCACTTAGGCTCTGCGAGTCCGACTCATTCGTTCTGTTAATAATCacaattattttgagacagggtcgcccaggctggagtgcagtggcgcgaccatggctcactgcagcctccaactcctggcctcaggcgatcctcccgcctcagcctccggagtagcacgcgccaccacgccgggctaattaaactttttttttttttttttttttagcgagGAGGGCTCCCTATGTTCccgggctgttctcaaactcctgggttcaagcgattctccctctgGCCTTCCAaaggattacacacgtgagccacgtAGCGTGTCCTGTAAATAATTATTGAAGCTACTGCTTAGTGGGCAGCAaagatctttttttaattttgttttgttttttgttttttatttttttgagacggcgtctcgctctgtcgcccaggctggagtgcagtggcacgatctcggctcactgcaacctccgcctcccaggttcttgcgattctcctgcctcagcctttcgagtagctaggactacaaggcgcccgccaccacgcccggctacagtagaaacggggtttcaccgttatagccaggatggtctcgatctcttgacctcatgatccgcccgtctcagcctcccaaagtgctgcgattacaggcatgagccaccgcgcccggcgtaaaGATCCTTTTGAAACAGTaatttggctgggcgctgtggctcacgccgataatcccagcactttgggaggccgaggcgggtggatctcgaggtcaggagttcagcctgACCAAAacggtgaaatgccgtctctactaaaaatgacgAAAagtagccagccgtggtggcacacgcctgtaatcccagctactcaagaggctgaggtaggagtatcacttgaatccgggaggcagaggttgcagtgagccgagatcctgccgctgcactccagcctgggcgacagagccagactccctctcaaaaaaaaaaaaagaaagaaacaataatttATATTGTGTTATTACTGTAACTTTCAGCGGTATTTTAATGGGTTGGAGGTAAATGTTTCCATGTTGCAATGACATTTTGAGATTATGGTTTAAGGTTTTGAGGAAGGTGGACTGAGGAAGGTGgactgagtgcggtggctcacgcttgtaatcctagcacttcgggaggctgtggcaggtggatcacctgaggtcaggggttcgagaccagcctagccaacatggtgaaaccccatctctactaaaaatacaaaaattagccggcgtggttgTGCGCGCTTCTAATCCCctctattcgggaggctgaggcaggagaatcgctttaatccaggaggcggaggttgcaatgagcttgggctagagtgagactctgtctcaaaaaaagaaaaaatttgaaaaaggcaaggacttgtattttaaaactgtttccaTTGTATTTGCAGCGCCTGATTAATCTCTCTGAGCTGACCCCATACATCTTGTGTTCCATTTGCAAAGGCTACTTAATAGATGCAACTACCATTACAGAATGTCTTCATACCTGTAAGCATACTGGTCacatttctgaataatttttcagtttttctaaatGTCTTCAAAGCATCCTGacttcaacattttctttttcaacagtTTGTAAAAGCTGCATTGTAAGACATTTTTACTACAGCAACAGATGTCCAAAATGCAATATAGTAGTACATCAGACACAACCTCTTTATAACATAAGGTAAGAAGAATATATAAGttacaattgtattttaaatatactttttctgAAAGGTTGAAGTTATATAGTTGGAATAAATTCTTGACCTCTCAGGATGGGCTCAGCGACTaacgccataatcccagcactttgggaggccgaggtgggtggatcacttgaggtcaggagttcaagaccaacctggccaacatggtgaaaccccatctccactattagccaggagtggtggcacatgcctgtaatcccagctacttgggaggttgaagcaggagaatcacttgaacctgggagacagaggttgcaggagccaagatcgtgccactgtactccagcctgggcaacagagtgaggagaatgtctcaaaaaaaaattcttaacctCTCTCAAAATTGAAAGGGAACTACatattcttttaagaaatatgtatagagcacttactatgtgccaggcactgtaataTCTGCTGAGGACTTAAAAGAGGCACAGGCCTCTTTCCTGAGAATTTTAATCCCATCAGTCATTCAGGTTAATGAGGCTAATTTAGGCTTTTCATTTCCAGTATATAGGTATTCCAAATCCTGTTTTTTTAGAAGTAATTCCTGAAACAACTGGCCTCTTTAGTAAAGCCCATTTGTCATAATTCATTGTGGCTTATTAATCAAATTTCCAGTTCATACTCAGTTTCTTAAGAGAGGAAAAGTACTAACAGTAGATTACTgttatttattcaacatatacTACTGATCTTTACTACCTTCACACAGGAGTGCTTTGCAGATGATAGAAGTTCAAAATACAGTCTCTACCCTCAACTCATATTCTTATGAAGGgaataaaatcaaattaacaaGGCGTGGTGTcacacgcctttagtcccagctatttggaaggctgagatgggaaaatctACTTAAGCCTAGAaagtagaggctgtagtgagccatgattgagccactacactccagcctgggtgacaaaagtgagaccttgtcacacacacacacagaaatcaaCGCATATGAAACAGTTTAGTTACCCATTCAAGAATCTGTGAATActtatgattatatatatttacttaaggTTTTCTTGAGTGAGTTATATTTTAGGAACTGTAAATTCTACTTAAAAGTAACTCACCTCTGAGAAAGAAGATACCTGCTTTCAAGAGAAAACACAATTAACTCACTCTGTACCAAAATGCATTTTTCTGAATTCTGAGGTATTCTCCATCCTTTCCTTTTATTAGGTTGGACCGACAGTTACAAGACATAGTGTACAAATTAGTGATCAATCTAGAGGAAAGTAAGTTTCTTTTATTACATGGTTGTGAATCCCAGAATCTCTGACTCTACTAGTTACATTTTAAGTGTAATTTAGTctgtgttttatcattttttaggagaaaaaaagcaaatgcatGATTTCTATAAAGAAAGAGGTCTAGAAGTACCTAAACCTGGTAAGTTTGGGTGTATACTACAATGTACTTATAGATTAAAGAATACTAACAATAAAATATGTGCCCTTTGAAGTTCCTTTTGGGGTTAGCTTGTTATATGATCAGAGAGATTTTGAAGGTAATTCTGTATGTAAtccaattatttataaaaattagagaTTGCAGACTGTGGAGCTAGATTCTCTGAGTTTGTTCCTAGCCCTGCCACTTTGTGAGGTGTATAACTTAAGCCAAGCCAGTTACATACTTAaatgtctgtttcttcatctacaaaatagtGATAA from Papio anubis isolate 15944 chromosome 11, Panubis1.0, whole genome shotgun sequence encodes:
- the PCGF6 gene encoding polycomb group RING finger protein 6 isoform X2 encodes the protein MEGVAVVTAGNVGAAKAEVAAALPPPPPASPPALTPAPAAGEEGPAPLSETGAPGCSGSRPPELEPERSLGRFRGRFEDEDEELEEEEELEEEEEEEEEDMSHFSLRLEGGRQDSEDEEERLINLSELTPYILCSICKGYLIDATTITECLHTFCKSCIVRHFYYSNRCPKCNIVVHQTQPLYNISANEGTGHFKPLEKKFVRVSGEATIGHVEKFLRRKMGLDPACQVDIICGDHLLEQYQTLREIRRAIGDAAMQDGLLVLHYGLVVSPLKIT
- the PCGF6 gene encoding polycomb group RING finger protein 6 isoform X1, which encodes MEGVAVVTAGNVGAAKAEVAAALPPPPPASPPALTPAPAAGEEGPAPLSETGAPGCSGSRPPELEPERSLGRFRGRFEDEDEELEEEEELEEEEEEEEEDMSHFSLRLEGGRQDSEDEEERLINLSELTPYILCSICKGYLIDATTITECLHTFCKSCIVRHFYYSNRCPKCNIVVHQTQPLYNIRLDRQLQDIVYKLVINLEEREKKQMHDFYKERGLEVPKPAVPQPVPSSKGRSKKVLESVFRIPPELDMSLLLEFIGANEGTGHFKPLEKKFVRVSGEATIGHVEKFLRRKMGLDPACQVDIICGDHLLEQYQTLREIRRAIGDAAMQDGLLVLHYGLVVSPLKIT